A single Epinephelus fuscoguttatus linkage group LG13, E.fuscoguttatus.final_Chr_v1 DNA region contains:
- the slc5a3b gene encoding sodium/myo-inositol cotransporter, with translation MGPGMEAADIVVVALYFVLVLAIGFFAMWKANRSTVRGYFLAGRSMTWIVIGASLFVSNIGSEHFIGLAGSGAASGFAVGAWEFNALLLLQLLGWVFIPVYIHSGVYTMPEYLSKRYGGNRLKVYFALLSVLLYIFTKLSVDLYAGALFIQESLGWNLYVSIVLLISMTALLTVTGGLVAVLYTDALQAVLMIGGALTLTILSLIKVGGLEGVRAKYMQAVPNVTAIMATGNFTYSNSCRIEPKPNSLRILRGPLDEDIPWPGFILGQTPASIWYWCADQVIVQRVLAAKNIAHAKGSTLMAGFLKILPMFVIVIPGMISRIMFADEIACIGPEHCMAVCGSQAGCSNIAYPRLVMAVMPVGLRGLMMAVMIAALMSDLDSIFNSASTIFTLDIYKNVRRKASQRELLIVGRMFVVLMVVISIAWVPVIIEMQGGQTYLYIQEVAGYLTPPIAALFLLGVFWKRCNETGAFCGGMTGFTLGTLRLILAFIYRQPRCDQPDDRPSFIVNIHYMYFAAGLFWISGLVAVVVSLCTSPPDDEQVRTTTFWGLRNIEKVPTKDPKETYRLTEESCCNGDGSLHKELPRDVRMERCLDGADVKLLVPSTDHDPATPSTEASPATTPAERFSNGRMEVVKEESCHVNGESSRCMRLLNWFCAYKDSSQSAQQKVVQEDEIIAQMLYEPPKVKILLNMGLLFVCSVGILMFVYFSL, from the coding sequence ATGGGTCCTGGAATGGAAGCAGCGGACATAGTGGTGGTAGCACTGTATTTTGTCCTGGTGCTAGCCATTGGTTTTTTTGCCATGTGGAAAGCCAATCGCAGCACTGTGAGAGGCTACTTCCTGGCTGGCCGCTCCATGACGTGGATTGTGATAGGCGCATCACTCTTCGTCAGCAACATTGGCAGTGAACATTTCATAGGCCTTGCTGGGTCAGGAGCAGCGAGTGGTTTTGCTGTTGGAGCTTGGGAATTTAATGCACTTCTACTTCTGCAGCTGCTTGGCTGGGTGTTTATTCCCGTGTATATACACTCGGGAGTGTACACGATGCCGGAGTACCTGTCGAAACGCTACGGTGGCAACAGGCTAAAGGTTTACTTTGCTCTCTTGTCTGTATTACTTTACATTTTTACCAAGCTGTCTGTGGACTTGTATGCTGGAGCTCTCTTCATTCAGGAGTCCCTGGGGTGGAACCTTTATGTGTCTATTGTCCTGCTCATCAGTATGACTGCACTGCTCACTGTCACTGGTGGATTGGTGGCAGTACTGTACACGGATGCACTTCAGGCGGTGTTGATGATTGGTGGagccctaaccttaaccatccTCAGCCTAATCAAAGTTGGTGGGCTAGAGGGTGTCAGAGCTAAGTACATGCAGGCAGTTCCCAATGTTACTGCTATAATGGCCACTGGAAACTTCACCTACTCCAATTCCTGCCGCATTGAGCCTAAACCAAACTCGCTACGCATCCTTCGAGGTCCCCTGGACGAAGACATCCCATGGCCAGGCTTCATTCTTGGCCAGACCCCTGCATCTATCTGGTACTGGTGTGCAGATCAGGTTATTGTTCAGAGAGTACTAGCAGCAAAGAACATCGCTCACGCAAAGGGCTCTACACTCATGGCTGGATTTCTCAAGATCCTGCCCATGTTTGTAATAGTCATTCCAGGAATGATTTCCCGTATCATGTTTGCGGATGAGATCGCCTGCATTGGGCCAGAACACTGCATGGCTGTGTGCGGTTCTCAGGCTGGCTGCTCAAACATTGCCTATCCTCGTTTGGTCATGGCAGTGATGCCCGTGGGTCTCAGAGGTCTGATGATGGCAGTCATGATCGCTGCCCTGATGAGTGATCTAGACTCCATCTTCAACAGTGCCAGCACCATCTTCACACTGGACATCTACAAAAATGTTCGAAGGAAGGCATCTCAGCGTGAGCTGCTGATTGTGGGCCGCATGTTTGTTGTGCTCATGGTGGTCATCAGCATTGCCTGGGTCCCTGTTATTATTGAAATGCAAGGTGGACAGACATACCTCTACATCCAAGAAGTTGCGGGCTACCTCACTCCACCAATCGCTGCCCTCTTCCTGTTGGGTGTGTTCTGGAAACGGTGTAATGAGACAGGCGCATTTTGCGGCGGCATGACAGGTTTTACACTCGGTACCCTACGACTGATCCTAGCTTTTATCTACCGTCAGCCTCGCTGTGACCAGCCTGATGATAGACCTTCCTTCATTGTTAATATTCACTACATGTATTTTGCCGCTGGGCTGTTCTGGATTTCAGGgttggtggcggtggtggtcaGTCTCTGCACCTCTCCACCAGATGATGAGCAGGTCCGCACCACCACATTCTGGGGGCTCCGCAACATTGAAAAGGTTCCTACAAAGGACCCAAAGGAAACGTACAGGCTGACTGAAGAGAGCTGTTGTAATGGCGATGGAAGTCTCCATAAAGAATTGCCCCGAGACGTCAGAATGGAGAGGTGTTTGGATGGGGCAGATGTTAAACTCCTGGTCCCATCCACTGACCATGACCCAGCAACTCCTAGTACGGAAGCATCCCCTGCCACCACCCCTGCAGAACGATTTAGTAATGGAAGGATGGAGGTGGTCAAAGAGGAAAGCTGCCATGTTAATGGGGAGAGTAGCAGGTGTATGCGTTTACTGAACTGGTTTTGCGCATATAAGGACAGCTCACAGAGTGCTCAGCAAAAAGTAGTGCAGGAGGATGAAATCATTGCACAGATGCTGTACGAGCCCCCTAAAGTTAAAATACTCCTCAACATGGGTCTGCTGTTCGTCTGCTCTGTGGGCAtcttaatgtttgtttatttctcatTGTAG